One genomic region from Cryptosporangium minutisporangium encodes:
- a CDS encoding HelD family protein, giving the protein MSLADSVTPHDAPSDLDREQNRLTVLYARLDTLRDTTRQRLAEVAARPGGTPQARTERDAAFTEYATRLSRLEAAENGLCFGRLDLRSGERHYIGRIGLPADDPDADPLLVDWRAPAARAFYVATSAAPEGVHRRRHIVTRGRRVVSLDDEVLDGAPDAGRENLAGAAALLAAVNTGRTGRMQDIVATLQAEQDAIIRSDQNGVLVVQGGPGTGKTAVALHRAAYLLYHSARIASRGVLVVGPNATFLRYIGQVLPGLGETSVLLSTVGELFPGVVADRREAAATVEVKGRPVLADVLAAAVRDRQAPPGRPLTLQVGDDPVRLEPEFWVAAADRARATRRPHNQARPTFVRLVVDEVARQLIAHARGLADRLVADAAEMLGGADLDAAVRGDLARLGLADAPGDEDAYAETAVDYRAVAESDPAVADACELLWPRLTPQRLLAELFASPDRLASAAGGLLTPDEQALLVRPAVSSVAGGWSTADLLLLDEALQVLGVDDRAARSRAARSRDEEIAYAQGVLDIAAGSASEDGEALSVTDMLDAHQLADQFGVADRRTIAERAAADRTWTFGHVIVDEAQELSPMAWRLLMRRCPTRSMTLVGDIAQTSSPGGLRAWDQALEPFVGDRWRLTRLSVNYRTPAEIMALTAPLLATLDADAEPPSSVRETGVPPWHAEVPPEQVAEHVRAQLAELGQGRLAVITPDALASEVAAVLPEASAGPDPDLTAPVVVLGVGQAKGLEFDVVLLVDPAGMIDASPRGGNDLYVALTRATQRLGVLHPGPLPGVLREAFTA; this is encoded by the coding sequence GTGTCTCTCGCTGACTCCGTGACCCCGCACGACGCCCCGAGCGACCTCGACCGCGAGCAGAACCGGCTAACCGTGCTCTACGCACGGCTGGACACGCTGCGGGACACGACCCGGCAACGACTCGCCGAGGTCGCGGCCCGGCCCGGCGGCACCCCGCAGGCCCGCACGGAGCGGGACGCCGCGTTCACCGAGTACGCCACGCGGCTGTCCCGGCTGGAAGCGGCCGAGAACGGCCTCTGCTTCGGCCGGCTGGACCTGCGCAGCGGCGAGCGGCACTACATCGGCCGGATCGGGCTGCCCGCGGACGACCCGGACGCCGACCCGCTGCTGGTGGACTGGCGCGCCCCGGCCGCCCGCGCCTTCTACGTCGCCACCAGCGCCGCGCCGGAGGGCGTCCACCGCCGCAGGCACATCGTCACCAGGGGTCGGCGGGTCGTCTCGCTCGACGACGAGGTGCTCGATGGCGCACCGGACGCCGGCCGGGAGAACCTGGCGGGTGCCGCCGCCCTGCTGGCGGCGGTGAACACCGGCCGCACCGGCCGGATGCAGGACATCGTCGCCACGCTCCAGGCCGAGCAGGACGCGATCATCCGCAGCGACCAGAACGGCGTACTGGTCGTGCAGGGTGGTCCGGGCACCGGCAAGACCGCGGTGGCGCTGCACCGCGCGGCGTACCTGCTGTACCACTCGGCGCGGATCGCGAGCCGCGGCGTGCTGGTGGTCGGCCCGAACGCGACGTTCCTCCGCTACATCGGGCAGGTGCTGCCCGGCTTGGGTGAGACCAGCGTGCTGCTCTCGACGGTGGGTGAGCTGTTCCCGGGTGTGGTCGCCGACCGTCGGGAGGCGGCGGCCACCGTCGAGGTCAAGGGGCGGCCGGTGCTGGCCGACGTGCTGGCGGCGGCGGTCCGGGACCGGCAGGCTCCCCCGGGCCGGCCGCTGACCCTGCAGGTCGGCGACGATCCGGTGCGGCTGGAGCCGGAGTTCTGGGTGGCGGCCGCGGACCGGGCCCGCGCAACCCGGCGTCCGCACAACCAAGCGCGTCCGACGTTCGTGCGGCTGGTGGTGGACGAGGTCGCCCGGCAGCTGATCGCGCACGCCCGCGGGCTGGCCGACCGCCTCGTGGCCGACGCGGCCGAGATGCTCGGGGGCGCTGACCTGGACGCGGCGGTCCGCGGCGACCTGGCCCGGCTCGGCCTGGCCGACGCTCCCGGGGACGAGGACGCGTACGCCGAGACCGCGGTCGACTACCGCGCGGTCGCCGAGTCCGATCCGGCGGTCGCGGACGCCTGTGAGCTGCTCTGGCCCCGGCTGACCCCGCAGCGGCTGCTGGCGGAGCTGTTCGCCTCGCCGGATCGGCTGGCGTCGGCGGCCGGTGGGCTGCTCACGCCGGACGAGCAGGCGCTGCTGGTGCGGCCCGCGGTGAGCAGCGTCGCCGGAGGGTGGAGCACGGCCGACCTGCTGCTGCTCGACGAGGCACTCCAGGTGCTCGGCGTCGACGACCGGGCCGCGCGGTCCCGGGCCGCCCGGTCCCGGGACGAGGAGATCGCCTACGCGCAGGGCGTGCTCGACATCGCCGCGGGCTCCGCCTCCGAGGACGGCGAGGCGCTGTCGGTCACCGACATGCTCGACGCCCACCAGCTCGCCGACCAGTTCGGCGTCGCCGACCGCCGCACGATCGCCGAGCGCGCCGCCGCGGACCGGACGTGGACGTTCGGCCACGTGATCGTCGACGAGGCGCAGGAACTGTCGCCGATGGCGTGGCGGCTGCTGATGCGCCGCTGCCCCACCCGCTCGATGACGCTCGTCGGCGACATCGCGCAGACGTCGAGCCCGGGTGGCCTCCGCGCCTGGGACCAGGCGCTCGAGCCGTTCGTCGGCGACCGGTGGCGGCTGACCCGGCTGTCGGTGAACTACCGGACTCCCGCCGAGATCATGGCGCTCACCGCGCCGCTGCTCGCGACGCTCGACGCCGACGCGGAGCCGCCGTCGTCGGTGCGGGAGACCGGGGTGCCGCCGTGGCACGCGGAGGTTCCTCCGGAGCAGGTCGCCGAGCACGTCCGCGCCCAACTGGCCGAGCTCGGCCAGGGCCGGCTCGCGGTGATCACCCCCGACGCTCTCGCGTCGGAGGTCGCCGCGGTGCTGCCGGAGGCGTCCGCCGGGCCGGACCCGGACCTCACGGCGCCGGTGGTGGTGCTCGGCGTCGGCCAGGCCAAGGGTCTGGAGTTCGACGTCGTCCTGCTCGTCGACCCGGCCGGGATGATCGACGCCTCGCCGCGCGGCGGCAACGATCTCTACGTGGCGCTGACCCGGGCGACCCAGCGCCTCGGCGTGCTCCACCCGGGCCCGCTGCCCGGGGTGCTGCGCGAGGCGTTCACGGCGTGA
- a CDS encoding response regulator, giving the protein MAQRILLVDDEPGVLEGLRRTLATRYTVEAVLSGAEGLKKLELSRGGSNPFAVVVSDMVMPGMDGVEFLAQAAEIAPDAVLMVISGKVDMRSTIAAVNTGRLFRFIAKPCSPRDLHAAIDAALVQYQRSKAEGDLLEKTLTGAVKVLAQALAMASPETGSRTTTITELVAGAARLLGQSHSWELRMAARLSQLGLVSIPSDVLQRVEGGIEGSAGEKTMYRSHPLVARDLLADIPKLERVAAWVGGQTVDATAPPPKADPDPDPRTELQRQIFTVATEFLAAKDIGEWPPECAARLLVGGRYRPEVVQAVLKTAQERDAVPDAISVTINQLKVGARFVRDVKATTGAILVRKGDRVTEAIRVRLQNFKTYVGVVEPLRVTPPNETF; this is encoded by the coding sequence GTGGCGCAGCGGATCCTGTTGGTGGACGACGAACCGGGCGTGCTCGAGGGTCTCCGCCGTACGCTGGCGACTCGCTACACCGTCGAGGCGGTGCTCTCCGGAGCCGAAGGGCTGAAGAAGCTCGAACTCAGCCGCGGGGGTTCCAACCCGTTCGCGGTCGTCGTCTCGGACATGGTGATGCCGGGGATGGACGGTGTCGAGTTCCTCGCCCAGGCTGCCGAGATCGCCCCGGACGCCGTCCTGATGGTGATCTCCGGCAAGGTCGACATGCGGTCGACGATCGCCGCGGTCAACACCGGCCGGCTGTTCCGCTTCATCGCCAAGCCCTGCAGCCCGCGGGATCTGCACGCCGCGATCGACGCCGCGCTGGTGCAGTACCAGCGGTCGAAGGCCGAGGGCGACCTGCTGGAGAAGACGCTGACCGGCGCGGTGAAGGTCCTCGCGCAGGCCCTGGCTATGGCCAGCCCGGAGACCGGGAGCCGGACCACGACGATCACCGAGCTGGTGGCGGGCGCGGCACGGCTGCTGGGCCAGAGCCACAGCTGGGAGCTGCGGATGGCGGCCCGGCTCAGCCAGCTCGGGCTGGTGTCGATCCCCTCCGACGTGCTGCAGCGCGTCGAGGGCGGCATCGAGGGCAGCGCCGGGGAGAAGACGATGTACCGCTCGCACCCGCTGGTGGCGAGGGATCTGCTGGCCGATATCCCGAAACTCGAGCGGGTCGCGGCCTGGGTCGGCGGCCAGACCGTCGATGCGACCGCTCCGCCGCCGAAGGCCGACCCCGATCCGGACCCGCGGACGGAGCTGCAGCGGCAGATCTTCACGGTCGCCACCGAGTTCCTGGCCGCGAAGGACATCGGCGAATGGCCACCGGAGTGCGCGGCCCGGCTACTCGTCGGCGGCCGGTACCGGCCCGAGGTGGTCCAGGCCGTGCTGAAGACCGCCCAGGAGCGGGACGCCGTCCCGGACGCGATCTCGGTGACGATCAACCAGCTGAAGGTGGGCGCACGGTTCGTCCGGGACGTGAAGGCCACGACCGGGGCGATCCTGGTGCGCAAGGGTGATCGGGTCACCGAGGCGATCCGGGTGCGGCTGCAGAACTTCAAGACGTACGTGGGTGTGGTCGAGCCGCTGCGGGTGACCCCGCCCAACGAAACGTTCTGA
- a CDS encoding pentapeptide repeat-containing protein, which produces MSGPHRSVPADLRPDCANCFALCCVALPFARSADFAVDKPAGTPCGNLTAEHRCGIHARLRPSGFTGCTVFDCLGAGQRVSQQTFGGRSWRDAPETAGAMFAVFAVQRQLHELRWYAEEALALPAAAPVHAALSTAAEHTRALADGTPEELLALDVDAHRGAVTPLLREASRLARAAAVPGHRRTGPPLSGSTPPGRPRGKSGRTGGPGRADWTGADRAGADLIGARLPGATFRGADLRGAYLIAATLRGADLRWADLLGADLRDADVSGADLTDALYLVPAQLAAARGDRATRIPPHLDRPTHWR; this is translated from the coding sequence ATGAGCGGGCCCCACCGCAGCGTCCCGGCGGACCTGCGCCCGGACTGCGCGAACTGCTTCGCGCTGTGCTGCGTCGCGCTGCCCTTCGCCCGCTCGGCGGACTTCGCCGTCGACAAGCCCGCCGGGACACCCTGCGGCAACCTGACCGCGGAGCACCGCTGCGGGATCCACGCACGGCTCCGTCCGTCCGGGTTCACCGGGTGCACGGTCTTCGACTGCCTCGGCGCCGGGCAACGCGTCTCGCAGCAGACATTCGGGGGCCGCTCGTGGCGCGACGCGCCGGAGACCGCCGGAGCGATGTTCGCGGTCTTCGCGGTCCAGCGGCAGCTGCACGAGCTGCGCTGGTACGCCGAGGAAGCGCTCGCGCTGCCCGCGGCCGCCCCGGTGCACGCCGCGCTCTCCACCGCGGCCGAGCACACCCGGGCGCTGGCCGACGGCACACCGGAGGAGCTGCTGGCGCTCGACGTCGACGCGCACCGGGGCGCGGTGACGCCGCTGCTGCGGGAGGCCAGCCGGCTGGCTCGCGCCGCGGCCGTGCCCGGTCACCGACGAACCGGTCCCCCACTTTCCGGTTCGACCCCGCCCGGCCGTCCCCGCGGGAAATCCGGCCGCACCGGCGGTCCGGGGCGCGCCGACTGGACCGGCGCCGACCGCGCCGGGGCCGATCTGATCGGCGCCCGCCTGCCGGGAGCCACGTTCCGCGGCGCCGATCTGCGTGGGGCCTACCTGATCGCGGCGACGCTGCGCGGGGCGGACCTGCGGTGGGCCGATCTCCTCGGCGCGGACCTGCGGGACGCCGATGTGTCCGGCGCCGACCTCACCGACGCGCTGTACCTGGTCCCGGCGCAGCTCGCGGCCGCCCGCGGTGACCGGGCCACCCGCATCCCCCCGCACCTGGACCGCCCCACCCACTGGCGCTGA
- a CDS encoding ankyrin repeat domain-containing protein: MFDLARGGHTDELAANVDAGLPVNLTNDKGDTLLILAAYYDHPETVGALLSRGADPNRVNDRGQSPLAAAVFRRSEPSVRTLLAAGADPHAGGPSALDTARFFDLPEMLTLLEGAAGNGQNPPA; the protein is encoded by the coding sequence ATGTTCGACCTGGCGCGCGGCGGGCACACCGACGAGCTCGCGGCGAACGTCGACGCGGGTCTGCCGGTGAACCTCACCAACGACAAGGGCGACACGCTGCTGATCCTCGCGGCCTACTACGACCATCCGGAGACGGTCGGCGCGTTGCTCTCCCGCGGCGCCGATCCGAACCGGGTCAACGACCGTGGCCAATCGCCGCTCGCCGCCGCGGTGTTCCGCCGGTCCGAGCCGAGCGTCCGGACGCTGCTCGCGGCGGGTGCGGATCCGCATGCCGGCGGACCGTCCGCCCTGGACACGGCGCGGTTCTTCGACCTCCCGGAGATGCTGACCCTGTTGGAGGGTGCGGCCGGGAACGGCCAGAACCCACCTGCGTAG
- a CDS encoding malate dehydrogenase, translated as MVQGPVTVTVTGAAGQIGYALLFRIASGHLLGPDVPVKLRLLEITPALKAAEGTAMELADCAFPLLQSVDISDDPRVAFDGANVALLVGARPRTKGMERGDLLEANGGIFKPQGEAINAVAADDIKVLVVGNPANTNALIAQAHAPDVPAERFTAMTRLDHNRAISQLASKLDVPVTAIKKLTIWGNHSATQYPDLYHAEVNGKVAAEQVDEAWLRDTFIPTVAKRGAAIIEARGASSAASAANAAIDHVYSWVNGTPEGDWTSAAIPSDGSYGVPEGLISSFPVTAKDGKFQIVQGLEIDAFSRERIDASVQELAEERDAVRGLGLI; from the coding sequence ATGGTGCAGGGACCAGTGACGGTCACGGTCACCGGTGCAGCGGGACAGATCGGCTACGCGCTGCTGTTCCGGATTGCGTCCGGACATCTGCTGGGGCCGGATGTTCCGGTGAAGCTCCGGCTGCTGGAGATCACCCCGGCTCTGAAGGCGGCCGAGGGCACCGCGATGGAGCTGGCGGACTGCGCCTTCCCGCTGCTGCAGAGTGTCGACATCTCCGACGACCCGCGGGTGGCGTTCGACGGCGCGAACGTGGCGCTGCTGGTGGGTGCGCGGCCGCGGACCAAGGGCATGGAGCGTGGCGACCTGCTCGAGGCCAACGGCGGGATCTTCAAGCCGCAGGGTGAGGCGATCAACGCGGTCGCGGCGGATGACATCAAGGTGCTGGTGGTCGGTAACCCGGCGAACACCAACGCGTTGATCGCGCAGGCGCACGCGCCGGACGTGCCGGCGGAGCGGTTCACGGCGATGACGCGTCTGGACCACAACCGGGCGATCTCGCAGCTGGCGTCGAAGCTGGACGTGCCGGTGACCGCGATCAAGAAGTTGACGATCTGGGGTAACCACTCGGCGACGCAGTACCCGGACCTGTACCACGCGGAGGTCAACGGGAAGGTCGCGGCGGAGCAGGTCGACGAGGCCTGGCTGCGGGACACGTTCATTCCGACGGTGGCCAAGCGGGGTGCGGCGATCATCGAGGCGCGGGGTGCGTCGTCGGCGGCGTCGGCGGCGAACGCGGCGATCGATCACGTCTACAGCTGGGTGAACGGTACGCCGGAGGGTGACTGGACGTCGGCGGCGATCCCGTCGGACGGCTCGTACGGTGTGCCGGAGGGTCTGATCTCGTCGTTCCCGGTGACGGCGAAGGACGGGAAGTTCCAGATCGTCCAGGGCCTGGAGATCGATGCGTTCTCGCGGGAGCGGATCGACGCGTCGGTGCAGGAGCTGGCCGAGGAGCGCGACGCGGTGCGCGGGTTGGGCTTGATCTGA
- a CDS encoding HD domain-containing phosphohydrolase, with the protein MVDDEPRVLDGVRRNLASHFSIEVALSGAEGLAILERNRHSTDPFAVVISDMMMPQMNGAQFLGKAHQVAPDAVLMILSGQADLPSTIAAVNDSNLFRFIAKPCSPHGLRSAIDDALRQYQLVHAERELLQKTLAGSVDVLSQLLSLGNPDAYSRTTRTSRLVDTAARSLHLSHVWELRAAAKLSQIGLVAIPPDVVDRVETGANPTPEEIAMYATHPQVAHDLLIRIPRMERVARWIAQQNSDGSHPAENDEEGFCIDVLAVATKFVAARQQAEEPTATARRLTGTCRHRPDVVQTVLHAATSAGHSDEIRELTVRDLRLGMVFQHDVLATSGVVLVRKGDTVTEAVKIRLANFAATVGVNEPIRVAEGTPAGAA; encoded by the coding sequence ATGGTCGACGACGAACCGCGCGTCCTCGACGGCGTCCGCCGCAACCTCGCCAGCCACTTCAGCATCGAAGTCGCCCTCTCCGGCGCCGAAGGCCTCGCCATCCTCGAACGCAACCGGCACAGCACCGACCCGTTCGCCGTCGTCATCTCCGACATGATGATGCCGCAGATGAACGGCGCCCAATTCCTCGGCAAAGCCCACCAGGTCGCCCCTGACGCCGTCCTGATGATCCTCTCCGGCCAGGCCGACCTGCCCTCCACCATCGCCGCGGTCAACGACAGCAACCTCTTCCGCTTCATCGCCAAACCCTGCAGCCCCCACGGCCTCCGCAGCGCGATCGACGACGCCCTCCGCCAATACCAACTCGTCCACGCCGAACGCGAACTCCTGCAGAAAACCCTCGCCGGCTCCGTCGACGTCCTCTCCCAGCTGCTCTCCCTCGGCAACCCCGACGCCTACAGCCGCACCACCCGCACCAGCCGCCTCGTCGACACCGCCGCCCGATCCCTCCACCTCAGCCACGTCTGGGAACTCCGCGCCGCCGCGAAACTCAGCCAGATCGGCCTCGTCGCCATCCCACCCGACGTCGTCGACCGCGTCGAGACCGGCGCCAACCCCACCCCCGAAGAAATCGCCATGTACGCCACCCACCCCCAGGTGGCCCACGACCTCCTCATCCGCATCCCACGCATGGAACGCGTCGCCCGCTGGATCGCCCAACAGAACAGCGACGGCAGCCACCCCGCCGAGAACGACGAAGAAGGCTTCTGCATCGACGTCCTCGCCGTCGCCACCAAATTCGTCGCCGCACGCCAACAAGCCGAAGAACCCACCGCCACCGCGCGCCGCCTCACCGGCACCTGCCGCCACCGGCCCGACGTCGTCCAAACCGTGCTCCACGCCGCCACCAGCGCCGGCCACTCCGACGAGATCCGCGAACTCACCGTCCGCGACCTCCGCCTCGGCATGGTCTTCCAGCACGACGTCCTCGCCACCTCCGGCGTCGTCCTCGTACGCAAAGGCGACACCGTCACCGAAGCCGTCAAGATCCGGCTCGCGAACTTCGCCGCCACCGTCGGCGTCAACGAACCCATCCGCGTCGCCGAAGGCACCCCGGCCGGTGCCGCCTGA
- a CDS encoding PAS domain-containing sensor histidine kinase, which yields MGDVTPQPADTEPLAPSDEAMRRLGASALLSPLGLAITDAVGRVEWVNPAFTRQTGLSLANAVGRHPLDLLLPAREFTPDEVERLQRELAAGGRLHLEFDTEDGVGTPCRISLRLGPGAGEDTVRYFVLLIEDITERRDSAEEAQRTAARAEAVVHELHAERELLASVLSTIPHVVFWKDTEHRYLGCNQPYARLRGLSSDKDLVGRREGDLSQDELGLLIAQIEGHVLDSGTPVVDQAVTVQGPDGHAQMLLLSVLPRHADASAPGGVIGVGADVTRITALERQLAQATRLESIGQLAAGLAHEINTPVQYVSDNVLFLADSFTDVLEALRSIANVARGAEQDPRGDAQAPTVADLRARLSLLVDGLDLDFLGTEIPSALEQTLEGVARVAEIVRAMKEFSHPGQGRTETDLNRAVETTVQVSRNEWKYVAEMEMDLDPGAGLVPCYEGELKQVILNLLVNAAHAIAEKQQRSGDSAQGRIGVSTRRVGDTIQISVSDTGTGMDEATRLRIFDPFFTTKEVGKGTGQGLAMAHSCVVGKHGGSIEVDSVVGEGTTFRLIIPATVEAPQPEPMTGW from the coding sequence ATGGGCGACGTCACGCCCCAGCCCGCTGACACGGAGCCGCTGGCGCCGTCGGACGAGGCCATGCGTCGGCTCGGGGCCAGCGCGTTGCTGTCGCCCCTCGGTCTGGCGATCACCGACGCCGTGGGGCGGGTGGAGTGGGTCAATCCGGCGTTCACCCGGCAGACCGGCCTCTCCCTGGCGAACGCGGTCGGGCGGCACCCGCTCGATCTTCTGCTGCCCGCCCGCGAGTTCACGCCGGACGAGGTCGAGCGGCTGCAGCGGGAGCTGGCGGCGGGAGGACGCCTGCACCTGGAGTTCGACACCGAGGACGGGGTGGGCACGCCCTGCCGCATCAGCCTGCGGCTGGGTCCCGGCGCCGGTGAGGACACCGTCCGGTACTTCGTCCTCCTCATCGAGGACATCACCGAGCGGCGGGACAGCGCCGAGGAGGCGCAGCGCACCGCGGCCCGCGCCGAGGCGGTTGTGCACGAACTGCACGCCGAGCGGGAGCTGCTCGCGAGCGTCCTGTCCACGATCCCGCACGTGGTGTTCTGGAAGGACACCGAGCACCGCTACCTCGGGTGCAACCAGCCGTACGCGCGGCTGCGGGGGCTGAGCAGCGACAAGGACCTGGTCGGGCGCCGGGAGGGTGATCTCAGCCAGGACGAGCTGGGGCTGCTGATCGCGCAGATCGAGGGGCACGTGCTGGACAGCGGCACGCCGGTCGTCGACCAGGCGGTGACCGTGCAGGGCCCGGACGGGCACGCGCAGATGCTGCTGCTGAGCGTCCTGCCCCGGCACGCGGACGCGAGCGCTCCGGGTGGGGTGATCGGCGTCGGCGCCGACGTCACGCGGATCACCGCGCTGGAGCGTCAGCTGGCGCAGGCCACGCGGCTGGAGTCGATCGGTCAGCTGGCCGCCGGCCTCGCGCACGAGATCAACACCCCGGTGCAGTACGTGTCGGACAACGTGCTGTTCCTGGCGGATTCGTTCACCGACGTGCTGGAGGCGCTGCGGTCGATCGCGAACGTCGCGCGCGGAGCGGAGCAGGATCCCCGCGGCGACGCGCAGGCGCCGACCGTGGCGGATCTCCGGGCTCGGTTGTCGCTGCTGGTGGATGGCCTGGACCTGGATTTCCTTGGGACGGAGATCCCGAGCGCACTGGAGCAGACGCTGGAGGGTGTCGCGCGGGTCGCGGAGATCGTGCGGGCCATGAAGGAGTTCTCCCACCCCGGTCAGGGGCGGACGGAGACCGATCTCAACCGCGCCGTGGAGACGACCGTGCAGGTGTCGCGCAACGAGTGGAAGTACGTGGCGGAGATGGAGATGGATCTGGACCCCGGCGCCGGCCTGGTGCCGTGTTACGAGGGTGAGCTCAAGCAGGTGATCTTGAACCTGCTGGTCAACGCGGCGCATGCGATCGCGGAGAAACAGCAGCGCAGCGGTGATTCGGCGCAGGGGCGGATCGGGGTCAGTACCCGCCGGGTCGGGGACACGATCCAGATCTCGGTGAGCGACACCGGCACCGGCATGGACGAGGCGACGCGGCTGCGGATCTTCGACCCGTTCTTCACCACCAAAGAGGTCGGGAAGGGCACCGGTCAGGGCTTGGCGATGGCCCACAGCTGTGTGGTGGGCAAGCACGGTGGGTCGATCGAGGTCGACTCGGTGGTGGGTGAGGGTACGACGTTCCGGCTGATCATTCCGGCGACGGTGGAGGCACCGCAGCCCGAACCGATGACGGGTTGGTGA
- a CDS encoding HDOD domain-containing protein yields MSRVLRVMFIDDEPNILSGLRRMLRSQRNEWDMQFANSGAEGLALMAEAPVDVLVCDMRMPGMDGVQVMAAVRERYPSTARIILTGQTDRESVIAALGLTQRFLLKPCRPEDLIAAIEQVMEVRRAVTEGQIQAFLGSVHSLPRPPAVYTQIVEMASRPDCNVQDLVEVIEHDIATATEVLKLVNSGVFCAPHPVDTLAGAVVLLGFDAIQALALASSALRSDVPTPESFDLDALANYSMVVAAMCRKIAAAEGADRNGVSAAFLSGLLHSVGLLVQVSASPGGWELVREGSRDPWAQAEVEVGVFGCTSTQASAYLLGLWGFAEPIVHAVLEQPVRPEDPMATPAAHTLAYARMRAGYPKAEIAGAPGTYLSPERLARWDELCADLREDLDTVVWPPAPLPR; encoded by the coding sequence GTGAGCAGGGTGCTGCGGGTGATGTTCATCGACGACGAGCCGAACATTCTGTCCGGGCTGCGGCGGATGCTGCGCAGCCAGCGCAACGAGTGGGACATGCAGTTCGCGAACTCCGGCGCGGAGGGTCTGGCCCTGATGGCCGAGGCGCCGGTGGACGTGCTGGTGTGCGACATGCGGATGCCGGGGATGGACGGCGTGCAGGTGATGGCGGCGGTCCGGGAGCGGTATCCGTCCACGGCGCGGATCATCCTGACCGGGCAGACCGATCGGGAGTCGGTGATCGCCGCACTCGGCCTGACTCAGCGGTTCCTGCTCAAGCCGTGCCGCCCGGAGGATCTGATCGCGGCGATCGAGCAGGTGATGGAGGTGCGCCGGGCGGTCACCGAAGGGCAGATCCAGGCGTTTCTGGGGTCGGTGCACTCGTTGCCGCGGCCGCCGGCGGTGTACACGCAGATCGTGGAGATGGCGTCCCGGCCGGACTGCAACGTGCAGGATCTGGTCGAGGTGATCGAGCACGACATCGCGACCGCCACCGAGGTGCTCAAGCTGGTGAACTCCGGGGTGTTCTGTGCGCCGCACCCGGTGGACACGCTGGCCGGTGCGGTGGTGCTGCTGGGGTTCGACGCGATTCAGGCGCTGGCGCTGGCCAGTTCGGCGCTGCGGTCGGACGTGCCGACGCCGGAGAGCTTCGATCTGGACGCGCTGGCGAACTACAGCATGGTGGTCGCGGCGATGTGCCGGAAGATCGCGGCGGCCGAGGGCGCGGACCGGAACGGCGTCAGTGCCGCCTTCCTGTCCGGTTTGCTCCATAGTGTCGGGTTGCTGGTGCAGGTCAGCGCGAGCCCGGGCGGCTGGGAGCTGGTGCGCGAGGGGTCCCGCGACCCCTGGGCGCAGGCCGAGGTGGAGGTCGGGGTGTTCGGCTGCACGTCGACGCAGGCCAGCGCGTACCTGCTGGGGCTGTGGGGGTTCGCCGAGCCGATCGTCCACGCGGTGCTGGAGCAGCCGGTGCGCCCGGAGGATCCGATGGCGACGCCGGCGGCTCACACGCTGGCGTACGCGCGGATGCGTGCGGGCTACCCGAAGGCGGAGATCGCGGGGGCGCCGGGCACGTACCTGTCGCCGGAGCGGCTGGCGCGCTGGGACGAGCTCTGTGCGGACCTGCGGGAGGACCTGGACACCGTGGTCTGGCCTCCCGCTCCACTTCCCCGATAA
- a CDS encoding LysE family translocator codes for MITTGALLGIAAVALGLVLTPGPNMIYLVSRTLTQGRRAGLISLTGVAVGFLVYLTAATVGLVAVFTVVPALYTAIKLAGAAYLLYLAWQALRPGGTNVFDPTPLPPDPARRLFTMGLVTNLLNPKIAILYVSLLPQFVDPARGHVAWQSLTLGSVQIAVALTVNALIVLTAGAIAGFLGTRPTWLRVQRYLMGTALAGLAIKLATDRSKAAVATA; via the coding sequence GTGATCACCACCGGCGCGCTACTCGGCATCGCCGCCGTCGCCCTAGGGCTCGTCCTGACCCCCGGGCCGAACATGATCTACCTGGTCTCCCGCACCCTCACCCAGGGACGCCGCGCCGGACTGATCTCGCTCACCGGCGTCGCGGTCGGCTTCCTCGTCTACCTCACCGCCGCGACCGTCGGGCTCGTCGCGGTGTTCACGGTCGTCCCCGCCCTGTACACCGCGATCAAGCTCGCCGGCGCCGCCTACCTGCTCTACCTCGCCTGGCAGGCACTGCGCCCCGGCGGCACGAACGTCTTCGACCCGACGCCGCTGCCGCCCGACCCGGCCCGCCGCCTGTTCACGATGGGGCTGGTCACCAACCTGCTCAACCCCAAGATCGCGATCCTCTACGTCTCGCTGCTCCCGCAGTTCGTCGACCCGGCCCGCGGCCACGTCGCGTGGCAGAGCCTGACGCTGGGCAGCGTCCAGATCGCCGTCGCGCTCACCGTCAACGCGCTGATCGTGCTCACCGCCGGCGCCATCGCCGGGTTCCTCGGCACCCGCCCGACGTGGCTGCGTGTCCAGCGCTACCTGATGGGCACCGCGCTCGCCGGGCTCGCGATCAAGCTCGCCACCGACCGCTCGAAAGCCGCCGTCGCGACCGCTTGA